In Halapricum desulfuricans, a single window of DNA contains:
- a CDS encoding uracil-DNA glycosylase: protein MDEQLRVTDCERCGGLVDLRSRIVNGVGPTDADLLFVGEAPGAQEDQEGEPFVGRSGDVLDEALRDAGLARPDVRITNCVRCRPPENRDPTSEELENCRGYLETEIDRVDPEVIVTLGKVPSEHLLERDVAVTSEAGELFDAQVAGETRRVLVSVHPAATLYDRSQEATFAATIERAGEFTDGGDQARLGEF from the coding sequence ATGGACGAGCAGTTGCGCGTGACAGACTGCGAGCGCTGTGGTGGCCTCGTCGACTTGCGGAGCCGGATCGTCAACGGCGTCGGCCCGACCGACGCGGATCTACTGTTCGTCGGCGAAGCGCCGGGCGCTCAGGAAGACCAGGAGGGCGAACCGTTCGTCGGTCGCAGCGGTGACGTCCTCGACGAGGCGCTGCGCGACGCCGGACTGGCGCGGCCGGACGTCCGTATCACCAACTGCGTGCGGTGTCGCCCGCCCGAGAACCGCGATCCGACGAGCGAAGAACTCGAAAACTGCCGGGGATACCTCGAGACGGAGATCGATCGGGTCGATCCGGAGGTGATCGTCACGCTCGGGAAAGTGCCCAGCGAGCACCTGCTGGAGCGAGACGTGGCCGTCACGAGCGAGGCCGGCGAACTGTTCGACGCGCAGGTCGCCGGGGAGACGCGACGCGTCCTCGTGTCGGTCCATCCGGCGGCGACGCTGTACGACCGCAGTCAGGAAGCGACCTTCGCGGCGACGATCGAGCGCGCCGGGGAGTTCACCGACGGCGGCGATCAGGCGCGACTCGGGGAGTTCTAG
- a CDS encoding DHH family phosphoesterase — MLPGDDGGVVPQIDAVTSLLGERPAVAVGAVLVVALVVGWALFSRRGRSPATRFRRVLDDHDEVAILLHPDPDPDAMASAMGVQSLAQAVETDATIHYPGQIRRPENRAFETVLEQDFEHVETVGDLETEAVVLVDHNEPRGFQGSEGVDPVAVVDHHPGEGTGEAFTDVRSEYGACATIIAEYLQELGWVPIDAEDGPTIPDALATGLLYGIQSDTKYLTNGCAPAEFDAAGFLYRGIDEELLNRVANPGVDAEVLEVKARAITSREVRNAFAVSDVEAVSNVDAVPEAADELLRLAGVTAVVIIGRRDETLHLSGRSRDDRVHMGKALKTAVEDIPMAQAGGHARMGGGQLSIEHMEGIGPGDGLSVEELRDRLFEAMTGELQ, encoded by the coding sequence ATGTTGCCCGGGGATGACGGGGGTGTCGTTCCGCAGATCGACGCCGTCACGTCGCTGCTCGGGGAACGCCCAGCAGTAGCAGTCGGTGCTGTCCTCGTCGTCGCACTCGTCGTCGGCTGGGCGCTGTTCTCTCGTCGGGGACGGTCGCCGGCGACTCGCTTCCGGCGCGTGCTGGACGACCACGACGAGGTCGCGATCCTGCTCCATCCGGACCCCGACCCGGACGCGATGGCCTCGGCGATGGGGGTCCAGTCGCTCGCGCAGGCGGTCGAGACGGACGCGACGATCCACTATCCGGGACAGATCCGCCGGCCGGAGAACCGCGCGTTCGAGACCGTTCTCGAGCAGGACTTCGAGCACGTCGAGACGGTCGGCGACCTCGAGACGGAGGCCGTCGTGCTGGTCGACCACAACGAACCGCGGGGGTTCCAGGGTTCGGAGGGCGTCGACCCGGTCGCCGTCGTCGACCACCATCCCGGCGAGGGGACGGGCGAGGCGTTCACCGACGTCCGTTCCGAGTACGGGGCGTGTGCGACGATCATCGCCGAGTATCTGCAGGAACTCGGCTGGGTACCGATCGATGCGGAGGACGGGCCGACGATCCCGGACGCGCTCGCGACCGGGCTCCTCTATGGCATCCAGTCCGATACGAAGTATCTGACGAACGGCTGTGCTCCGGCGGAGTTCGACGCTGCCGGGTTCCTCTATCGGGGCATCGACGAGGAACTGCTCAATCGGGTCGCCAATCCGGGGGTCGACGCAGAGGTGCTCGAGGTCAAGGCGCGGGCGATCACGTCCCGCGAGGTCCGTAACGCCTTCGCCGTCAGCGACGTCGAGGCGGTGAGCAACGTGGACGCGGTCCCGGAGGCGGCGGACGAACTCCTCCGACTGGCGGGCGTGACAGCAGTCGTCATCATCGGCCGACGCGACGAGACGCTCCACCTCTCCGGACGTTCGCGAGACGACCGCGTGCACATGGGCAAGGCGCTGAAAACCGCCGTCGAGGACATCCCGATGGCCCAGGCCGGCGGCCACGCCCGCATGGGCGGCGGCCAGCTCTCGATCGAGCACATGGAGGGGATCGGGCCCGGGGACGGACTCTCTGTCGAGGAGTTGCGCGATCGCCTGTTCGAGGCCATGACCGGCGAGTTGCAGTGA
- a CDS encoding YihY/virulence factor BrkB family protein has product MNERATRALSVGRTLLGVVRRSPLTLLAAAIAYYAFVSLLPLSLLALSIASALGGDALAETVVAQLGDVLTPSGEELVRSALTTARGRGGATAIGVAVLLWGGLKFFRGLDIAFSMIYGTQRQVTLFTQFRNAITALFAVGVAVGAVVLAAALAGLVGVSAPTVIALPVVLTAAFLPLYVIFPDVDLRVREALPGAAFAAVGWTALSAVFQVYAASTGGSALYGVLGAVLLLVTWFYVGGLLLLVGAVLNGVLAGDVEAVEDRQLQQGAHRDTEQRMSDSGADDADGGTGESRQREDRDLQAELEELQTRIDERTLHRDEIERDLKRYVRKRVRRGHATGWGPYLVLLYGTVMTLGAFYFLSGWIAFLSMIVIWLSTLGLYALMLLVGVTVSAAGLPGALLDKARDFRR; this is encoded by the coding sequence GTGAACGAACGGGCAACGCGGGCGCTATCGGTCGGGCGGACGCTACTGGGAGTTGTACGTCGGTCGCCGCTGACGCTGTTGGCCGCGGCGATCGCTTACTACGCGTTCGTTTCGCTGCTTCCACTGTCGTTGCTGGCGCTGTCGATCGCCTCGGCGCTCGGCGGGGACGCGCTGGCCGAGACAGTCGTCGCCCAACTGGGCGACGTCCTCACTCCGAGCGGCGAAGAACTGGTCCGGTCAGCGCTGACGACCGCTCGTGGACGCGGCGGCGCGACCGCGATCGGGGTCGCCGTCCTGCTGTGGGGCGGACTCAAGTTCTTTCGGGGCCTGGATATCGCCTTTTCGATGATCTACGGCACTCAGCGGCAAGTGACGCTGTTCACGCAGTTCCGGAACGCCATCACGGCGCTGTTCGCTGTCGGCGTCGCCGTCGGCGCGGTCGTACTCGCGGCCGCGCTCGCCGGTCTGGTCGGCGTCTCGGCCCCGACGGTAATCGCGCTCCCGGTCGTCCTGACGGCCGCGTTCCTGCCGCTGTACGTGATCTTTCCGGACGTCGACCTGCGCGTCCGCGAGGCGCTGCCCGGCGCTGCGTTCGCGGCCGTCGGCTGGACCGCTCTCAGTGCCGTGTTCCAGGTGTACGCCGCCAGTACGGGCGGATCGGCGCTGTACGGCGTCCTCGGCGCGGTCCTGCTGCTCGTGACGTGGTTCTACGTCGGCGGCCTCCTGTTGCTTGTCGGGGCGGTGCTCAACGGCGTCCTCGCCGGCGATGTCGAGGCCGTCGAAGACCGGCAACTACAACAGGGTGCGCACCGAGACACCGAACAACGAATGAGCGACTCGGGGGCCGACGACGCCGACGGTGGCACCGGCGAGTCCAGACAGCGCGAGGACCGCGATCTGCAGGCCGAACTCGAGGAGTTGCAGACCCGGATCGACGAGCGGACGCTCCATCGCGACGAGATCGAGCGCGATCTCAAACGCTACGTCCGCAAGCGTGTCCGGCGTGGCCACGCCACCGGCTGGGGCCCGTATCTCGTGCTCCTGTACGGCACGGTGATGACGCTCGGTGCGTTCTATTTCCTGTCGGGCTGGATCGCGTTCCTCTCGATGATCGTGATCTGGCTGTCGACGCTCGGGCTGTACGCGCTGATGCTGCTGGTCGGCGTCACCGTCAGTGCTGCCGGACTGCCCGGAGCGCTACTCGATAAAGCGCGGGACTTCCGTCGCTGA
- a CDS encoding phosphatase PAP2 family protein — translation MRGIGLPSLLAELFGPLVVVFALLTQLGDTWFLFALVVSSYWFGPHTPRIGDGLDRRRGAIVVGLLLLAFVLVYTTKPLFGLPRPPGAAVPPRGDLVPDALAGVYEWLSTSSGFGFPSGHATGSTLVYGGLAWAVRIGSPRRRAVIAAVLITVVSLSRLALGVHYLVDVLAGTALALTGLAVAIRLATPRRVFGLAAAVGFIGLTAVGPTPDLLASTAMAVGATVVWTGFGDELLATPSRAGALATAGVGAVVAVLGGGLALLVRTGPLLSGGGALLVGAGIVAMPLVGDRVAKTVAAQN, via the coding sequence ATGCGGGGGATCGGACTCCCGTCGCTACTGGCGGAACTGTTCGGTCCGCTCGTCGTCGTCTTCGCACTGCTCACCCAGCTCGGTGACACCTGGTTTCTCTTCGCGCTCGTCGTGTCGAGCTACTGGTTCGGGCCGCACACGCCCCGGATAGGCGACGGACTCGACCGTCGTCGTGGCGCCATAGTCGTCGGGCTGTTGTTGCTGGCGTTCGTGCTCGTCTATACGACCAAGCCGCTGTTCGGCTTGCCGCGCCCGCCTGGTGCGGCGGTTCCCCCTCGCGGCGACCTCGTTCCCGACGCACTGGCCGGCGTCTACGAGTGGCTCTCGACGTCGAGCGGCTTCGGGTTCCCGAGCGGACACGCCACGGGATCGACGCTGGTCTACGGCGGACTCGCCTGGGCCGTCCGGATCGGCTCCCCTCGACGCCGGGCAGTGATCGCGGCCGTCCTGATCACCGTCGTCTCGCTGTCGCGACTCGCGCTGGGAGTGCACTACCTCGTCGACGTGCTCGCGGGGACGGCGCTGGCGCTGACGGGGCTTGCGGTCGCGATTCGACTCGCGACGCCCCGTCGAGTCTTCGGGCTCGCGGCGGCCGTCGGATTCATCGGACTGACCGCCGTCGGTCCGACCCCGGATCTCCTCGCGAGCACGGCCATGGCAGTCGGCGCGACGGTCGTCTGGACCGGGTTCGGTGACGAACTCCTCGCGACGCCCTCACGAGCGGGCGCGCTCGCGACGGCCGGCGTCGGCGCTGTCGTCGCCGTCCTGGGTGGGGGGCTTGCGCTCCTGGTCCGGACGGGCCCCCTTCTGAGCGGGGGCGGAGCGCTGCTGGTCGGCGCGGGAATCGTCGCGATGCCGCTGGTCGGCGACCGCGTCGCGAAAACGGTCGCTGCGCAGAACTAG
- the glnA gene encoding type I glutamate--ammonia ligase: MTGELTTEEQAVLDEIEEKNVDFLRLQFTDILGTVKNVSIPADQAEKAFTEGIYFDGSSIEGYVRIQESDMRLVPDPSTFSILPWRSRDEIDGGNSARLICDVHDTSTGEPFVGDPRGVLKDALDRAAEMGYTVNAAPEPEFFLFEEDEKGRATTETSDAGGYFDLAPKDLASDVRRDIIYGLEDMGFDIEASHHEVARGQHEINFTYDDALSTADNVATFRAVVRAIAAEHDLHATFMPKPIPRINGSGMHTHISLFEDGENAFHDEDDEFNLSETAHSFIAGVLEHAPALAAVTNPTVNSYKRLVPGYEAPVYVAWSDRNRSALIRKPAARVPAASRIEARFPDPSCNPYLAFAALIHAGLDGIESDLDCPDPVRENIYEFDEQKREEYGIDTLPTNLGEAIDALEDDDVVLEALGPHIGEKFVEAKRSEFQDYLVDVSEWEVDRYLETF; encoded by the coding sequence ATGACAGGCGAACTCACAACGGAGGAACAGGCGGTCCTCGACGAAATCGAGGAAAAGAACGTGGATTTCCTGCGGTTGCAGTTCACGGACATTCTGGGGACGGTCAAGAACGTCTCGATCCCGGCCGATCAGGCCGAGAAGGCGTTTACCGAGGGGATCTACTTCGACGGCTCCTCGATCGAAGGCTACGTGCGGATCCAGGAATCGGACATGCGACTGGTTCCGGACCCGTCGACGTTCTCGATTCTCCCGTGGCGCAGTCGCGACGAGATCGACGGCGGCAACAGCGCGCGGCTCATCTGTGACGTCCACGATACCTCGACCGGCGAACCGTTCGTCGGCGACCCGCGCGGCGTGCTGAAAGACGCGCTCGACCGGGCCGCGGAGATGGGTTACACGGTCAACGCTGCGCCCGAACCCGAGTTCTTCCTGTTCGAGGAAGACGAGAAAGGGCGGGCGACGACGGAGACCAGCGACGCCGGGGGATACTTCGACCTCGCGCCGAAAGACCTCGCCAGCGACGTCCGCCGGGACATCATCTACGGGCTGGAGGACATGGGCTTCGACATCGAGGCCAGCCACCACGAGGTCGCGCGAGGCCAGCACGAGATCAACTTCACCTACGACGACGCACTGTCGACCGCCGACAACGTCGCGACCTTCCGGGCGGTCGTTCGAGCGATCGCCGCCGAGCACGACCTGCACGCGACGTTCATGCCCAAGCCGATCCCGCGGATCAACGGCTCGGGCATGCACACCCACATCTCGCTGTTCGAGGACGGCGAAAACGCCTTCCACGACGAGGACGACGAGTTCAACCTCAGCGAGACGGCCCACAGCTTCATCGCCGGCGTGCTGGAACACGCGCCCGCGCTCGCCGCGGTCACCAACCCGACGGTCAACAGCTACAAGCGCTTGGTACCCGGCTACGAGGCACCGGTGTACGTCGCCTGGAGCGACCGCAACCGCTCGGCGCTGATCCGCAAACCTGCCGCTCGCGTCCCGGCCGCCAGCCGGATCGAGGCTCGCTTCCCCGACCCGTCGTGCAACCCCTATCTCGCCTTTGCGGCGCTCATCCACGCCGGGCTCGACGGGATCGAGAGCGACCTCGACTGCCCCGACCCGGTCCGGGAGAACATCTACGAGTTCGACGAGCAGAAACGCGAGGAGTACGGCATCGACACGCTGCCGACCAACCTCGGCGAGGCGATCGACGCGCTCGAAGACGACGACGTCGTGCTCGAGGCGCTCGGCCCGCACATCGGAGAGAAGTTCGTCGAGGCCAAGCGCTCGGAGTTTCAGGACTACCTCGTGGACGTCTCCGAGTGGGAGGTCGACCGCTACCTGGAGACGTTCTAG
- a CDS encoding aldo/keto reductase, whose protein sequence is MATYEGTWAYRDRFHETFARTYFRPFGDLAVSSIGVGTYLGDPTDEVDASYRAAIVEALESGINVLDTAINYRHQRSERVVGRAIDESEIDRESVFLATKGGFLPFDGARPDDPGRYVSEEFVAPGIVDRKDLVAGQHCIAPAYIDDQLDRSLDNLGADHLDLYYLHNPETQLRERSREAVYDQLEATFERLERRVEAGDIGAYGVATWDGFRVPAGDPSHLSLPEVLGRAERAAAAVGADAHHFSAVQLPFNVSMADAFTTAAHDGRTALTVASEHDLHVFASASLMQGELAREMPDRVEAELAGETRAQRAINFARSAPAVTSALVGMGSPEHVEENVAAGTFEPMGANAFDAVFE, encoded by the coding sequence ATGGCGACCTACGAGGGGACCTGGGCCTACCGCGACCGCTTTCATGAGACGTTCGCCCGGACGTACTTCCGGCCGTTCGGCGACCTCGCCGTCTCCTCGATCGGGGTCGGCACGTACCTCGGCGACCCGACCGACGAGGTCGATGCGTCCTACCGGGCGGCGATCGTCGAAGCGCTCGAGTCCGGAATCAACGTCCTCGACACGGCGATCAACTACCGCCACCAGCGCAGCGAACGGGTCGTCGGCCGGGCGATCGATGAGAGCGAAATCGACCGCGAGAGCGTCTTCCTGGCCACTAAGGGCGGGTTCCTGCCGTTCGACGGGGCTCGACCGGACGATCCCGGCCGGTACGTCTCCGAGGAGTTCGTCGCGCCCGGGATTGTCGACCGCAAGGATCTGGTCGCGGGCCAGCACTGCATCGCGCCCGCCTACATCGACGACCAGCTCGACCGCTCGCTCGACAACCTCGGCGCGGATCACCTCGACCTGTACTACCTCCACAATCCCGAGACGCAACTCCGGGAGCGATCCCGCGAGGCGGTCTACGACCAGCTCGAGGCGACCTTCGAACGCCTCGAACGCCGGGTCGAAGCCGGCGACATCGGCGCCTACGGCGTCGCGACCTGGGACGGGTTTCGCGTGCCCGCCGGCGACCCGAGCCACCTGTCGCTTCCCGAAGTGCTCGGTCGCGCCGAGCGTGCGGCCGCGGCGGTCGGGGCCGACGCACATCACTTCTCCGCCGTCCAGTTGCCGTTCAACGTCTCGATGGCCGACGCGTTCACGACCGCGGCCCACGACGGCCGGACCGCGCTGACGGTCGCGAGCGAGCACGACCTGCACGTCTTCGCCAGCGCGAGTCTCATGCAGGGGGAACTGGCCCGGGAGATGCCAGATCGGGTCGAGGCCGAACTCGCCGGCGAGACGCGCGCACAGCGGGCGATCAACTTCGCACGGAGCGCCCCCGCCGTGACGAGCGCGCTGGTCGGGATGGGGTCGCCCGAGCACGTCGAGGAGAACGTCGCCGCCGGGACGTTCGAGCCGATGGGCGCGAACGCCTTCGACGCGGTCTTCGAGTGA
- a CDS encoding endonuclease dU, whose product MKSGVRALGVAESYRGATSTLAGAVVRADRVVDGFVFGQCTVGGSDATPSVIELFDRLDRPDVRYVLLAGIAPAWYNLLDLHAIAEAVDRPVLSVSFEDSEGLEPALRDAFDGETLARRLETYRDQPPRRVVDLDGETVYVRAVGCSGSEADRIVRAFTPEGGRPEPLRVARAAARAAAAFRREL is encoded by the coding sequence ATGAAGTCGGGGGTTCGGGCCCTCGGCGTGGCCGAGTCCTATCGCGGGGCGACGAGCACGCTCGCCGGCGCGGTCGTGCGTGCCGATCGCGTCGTCGACGGCTTCGTTTTCGGGCAGTGTACGGTCGGCGGCAGCGACGCGACCCCGTCGGTGATCGAACTGTTCGACCGGCTCGATCGCCCGGACGTCCGGTACGTCCTGCTGGCCGGGATCGCCCCGGCCTGGTACAACCTGCTTGACCTGCATGCGATCGCCGAGGCGGTCGATCGGCCGGTGCTGTCCGTCTCCTTCGAGGACAGCGAGGGGCTGGAGCCGGCCCTGCGGGACGCCTTCGACGGTGAGACGCTCGCACGCCGGCTGGAGACCTATCGCGACCAGCCACCGCGGCGGGTGGTCGATCTCGACGGTGAGACCGTCTACGTCCGGGCCGTCGGGTGTTCGGGGTCGGAGGCCGACCGAATCGTCCGGGCGTTCACACCGGAGGGCGGCCGGCCCGAGCCGTTGCGAGTCGCCCGGGCGGCGGCCAGAGCCGCCGCGGCGTTCCGGCGGGAATTGTGA
- a CDS encoding ABC transporter ATP-binding protein translates to MSDPLLEVRNLRTVFHTEREAIHAVDGVSFDIREGESVGLVGESGSGKSVTARSILGLVERPGSIENGEIVFRGEDLTEDNWERHRGDISIVFQNPGTSLNPVYTVGNQIKEALKIHEGLRGKEATERAIELLEAVGIPDAGIRVEEYPHQLSGGMQQRVVIAIALACDPDLLVCDEPTTALDVTTQAQILDLLEDLRREENLSLLFITHDMGVIEEATDRVNVIYAGEIVETAPTEQLFDEPAHPYTRALLESIPGQVDPDERLPTIEGEVPTPTEPATDCRFADRCPAAGPACRNTHPDTMDVGDGDTEHTAACLLHDGRYHLEEDPVEQ, encoded by the coding sequence ATGAGCGACCCCTTGCTGGAAGTTCGAAACCTCCGGACGGTCTTCCACACCGAGCGGGAGGCGATCCACGCCGTCGACGGCGTCAGCTTCGACATCCGCGAAGGCGAGTCGGTCGGCCTGGTCGGCGAGTCCGGCTCGGGCAAGTCCGTGACGGCCCGCTCGATCCTCGGCCTCGTCGAGCGACCCGGTTCGATCGAGAACGGCGAGATCGTCTTCCGGGGTGAGGACCTGACCGAGGACAACTGGGAACGCCACCGCGGGGACATCTCGATCGTCTTCCAGAACCCGGGGACGTCGCTCAACCCCGTCTACACGGTCGGCAACCAGATCAAGGAGGCGCTGAAGATCCACGAGGGTCTCAGGGGGAAAGAAGCCACCGAGCGAGCGATCGAACTGCTCGAAGCGGTCGGCATTCCCGACGCGGGCATCCGCGTCGAGGAGTACCCCCACCAGCTCTCCGGCGGAATGCAACAGCGTGTCGTCATTGCGATCGCGCTCGCGTGTGACCCGGACCTGCTGGTCTGTGACGAACCGACGACCGCGCTCGACGTCACGACCCAGGCGCAGATCCTGGACCTCCTCGAGGACCTCCGGCGCGAGGAAAACCTCTCGCTGCTCTTCATCACGCACGATATGGGCGTCATCGAGGAGGCGACCGACCGCGTGAACGTGATCTACGCGGGCGAGATCGTCGAGACGGCACCGACCGAGCAGCTGTTCGACGAGCCGGCCCACCCCTACACGCGCGCCCTGCTCGAGAGCATTCCCGGACAGGTCGACCCCGACGAGCGACTCCCGACCATCGAGGGCGAAGTGCCGACGCCGACCGAACCCGCGACCGACTGTCGGTTCGCCGACCGCTGTCCGGCCGCCGGACCGGCCTGCCGGAACACCCATCCCGACACGATGGATGTCGGAGACGGCGACACCGAGCACACGGCCGCGTGTCTGTTGCACGACGGCCGCTATCACCTCGAGGAGGACCCTGTCGAACAATGA
- the lrp gene encoding HTH-type transcriptional regulator Lrp — protein MTYENLDRKLVNALLGDGRASLRSLADDLNVSVTTVSNHLSTLEDEGIIQGYTPKVDYDKLGYDVTAIVQLKVEGSALPEVTETLRQHDQMMSVYEVTGDYDVIAVGKFLDTDDMNDQIKGLLTDPEINESNTSVVLNAAKEHEQFDLDTE, from the coding sequence ATGACGTACGAAAATCTGGATCGGAAACTAGTGAATGCGCTTCTGGGTGACGGGCGGGCGAGTCTCCGGAGTCTCGCCGACGACCTGAACGTCTCGGTAACGACCGTCTCGAACCACCTCTCGACGCTCGAAGACGAGGGGATCATTCAGGGGTACACGCCGAAAGTCGATTACGACAAACTGGGCTACGACGTGACAGCGATCGTTCAGTTGAAAGTCGAAGGGAGTGCGCTCCCGGAAGTGACAGAGACGCTCCGCCAGCACGATCAGATGATGAGCGTCTACGAGGTCACCGGCGATTACGACGTCATCGCCGTCGGGAAGTTCCTCGACACCGACGACATGAACGACCAGATCAAGGGTCTGCTGACCGACCCCGAAATCAACGAGTCGAACACGAGCGTCGTGCTCAACGCCGCGAAGGAACACGAACAGTTCGACCTGGATACCGAGTGA
- a CDS encoding ABC transporter ATP-binding protein: MSNRVSPRHDAADESSDEPFVSIRNLNTYYDSSGIVTSSDPVRAVDGVSLDIHEGETVGLVGESGSGKTTLGRTLLGLEDADAGTVEVEGRDVTALSGDERREWQQKAAFVFQDPEESMNERITVGEIVREPLEVHDWPTVTVETVGQSLAVAGDAVPAEGDTPDLFVDVTGSDPEVTVRDRLPLRPDDIAVERDGDTVAVELRKHPEEIRQDRVFDLLAAVGLSEEHYYRYPHQFSGGQRQRIGIARALALDPELLVLDEPVSALDVSVQARIINLLEELQDDLGLTYLFIAHDLSVVRHIADRVAVMYLGTIVESGPAADIFTDPEHPYTVSLLSAIPGSGSPWDGDRITLRGTPPSPRDPPAGCPFATRCPAKIRPDDWDIPEATWRALDTLYAVFRTRARSETSAMDYLNRLLGREIDSSALTELRSELIDTHELPEDALEIVESAFETARHGDDEAAAVEIREAFGSRCDAEHPDPEDGPRTNRCLRREHQYDDALTTLSRRSGDDDAGLDSN, translated from the coding sequence ATGAGCAATCGCGTATCTCCACGTCACGACGCCGCCGACGAGTCGTCCGACGAACCGTTCGTCTCGATCCGGAACCTCAATACCTACTACGACAGTTCCGGGATCGTCACTTCGTCCGATCCGGTCCGCGCCGTCGACGGCGTCTCGCTGGACATCCACGAGGGCGAGACCGTCGGCCTGGTCGGCGAGTCCGGGTCCGGAAAGACGACACTCGGCCGGACGCTGCTGGGGCTTGAAGACGCCGACGCCGGGACCGTCGAAGTCGAGGGGAGGGACGTGACCGCCCTCTCCGGTGACGAGCGCCGGGAGTGGCAACAGAAGGCCGCGTTCGTCTTTCAGGACCCCGAAGAGAGCATGAACGAGCGGATAACGGTCGGCGAGATCGTCCGCGAACCGCTGGAGGTCCACGACTGGCCGACGGTCACCGTCGAGACGGTCGGTCAGTCGCTCGCGGTCGCCGGCGACGCCGTGCCCGCCGAGGGGGACACCCCCGATCTGTTCGTCGACGTAACGGGGAGCGACCCCGAGGTAACGGTCCGGGACCGACTGCCGCTGCGTCCCGACGACATCGCCGTCGAGCGTGACGGCGACACGGTCGCAGTCGAACTCCGAAAGCACCCGGAGGAAATCCGCCAGGACCGCGTGTTCGATCTGCTGGCGGCAGTCGGACTCAGCGAGGAGCACTACTACCGCTATCCCCACCAGTTCTCCGGCGGACAGCGCCAGCGGATCGGCATCGCCCGCGCGCTCGCGCTCGACCCCGAATTGCTCGTGCTCGACGAGCCCGTTTCCGCGCTGGACGTGAGCGTTCAGGCCCGGATCATCAACCTCCTCGAGGAGTTGCAGGACGACCTCGGGCTGACGTACCTGTTCATCGCACACGACCTCTCGGTTGTCAGGCACATCGCCGACCGAGTCGCAGTCATGTATCTCGGAACGATCGTCGAGTCGGGACCCGCAGCGGACATTTTCACCGACCCCGAACACCCCTACACGGTGTCGCTGCTGTCGGCCATCCCGGGAAGCGGGTCGCCGTGGGACGGCGACCGAATCACGCTCCGCGGGACGCCGCCGAGTCCTCGCGATCCGCCGGCCGGGTGTCCGTTCGCGACGCGGTGTCCGGCGAAGATCCGACCGGACGACTGGGACATCCCGGAAGCGACATGGCGCGCACTCGACACGCTGTATGCGGTCTTTCGCACCCGTGCCCGATCGGAAACCTCGGCAATGGACTACCTGAACCGGCTGCTCGGCCGCGAGATCGACAGCTCGGCGCTCACCGAACTCCGCTCGGAACTGATCGACACCCACGAGCTACCGGAAGACGCCCTCGAGATCGTCGAATCGGCCTTCGAGACCGCCCGACACGGCGACGACGAGGCGGCCGCAGTGGAGATTCGTGAGGCCTTCGGCTCCCGATGTGACGCCGAACATCCGGACCCCGAAGACGGACCGCGAACGAACCGGTGTCTCCGACGCGAACACCAGTACGACGACGCGCTGACGACGCTGTCGCGTCGAAGCGGTGACGACGACGCGGGCCTCGATTCGAACTAG
- a CDS encoding DUF5786 family protein yields MGFGSYDESEQENQEYDTDLDDDGGVSADQNAHDGDVEFEFTASNDELIDRLSDIKENT; encoded by the coding sequence ATGGGGTTCGGGAGCTACGACGAATCCGAACAGGAGAACCAGGAGTACGACACGGACCTCGATGACGACGGCGGCGTTTCTGCCGATCAGAACGCCCACGACGGCGATGTCGAGTTCGAGTTCACGGCCTCGAACGACGAACTGATCGACCGCCTCTCGGACATCAAGGAGAACACCTGA